The following proteins come from a genomic window of Gimesia chilikensis:
- a CDS encoding transposase: MNFPKRKSIRLQGYDYSQSGFYFITICTQNHLCLFGEIDKNGSMKRNPAGDMIEKWWHELDHKYPPVFLHDHIVMPNHFHGIIQLNHSNELAEHDAYSTIKPTTSLEIPSISTMVGWFKTMTVNEYIRNVKSNNWRPFRNRLWQRNYYEHVIRDEDAWLEISEYIRTNPLRWVDDKYYRNAK, from the coding sequence ATGAACTTTCCCAAGCGAAAATCGATACGTCTACAAGGGTACGATTATTCTCAATCAGGATTCTATTTCATTACCATCTGCACTCAAAATCATTTATGCCTGTTTGGTGAGATTGATAAGAATGGATCGATGAAACGGAATCCAGCGGGAGACATGATAGAGAAGTGGTGGCATGAACTGGATCATAAATATCCACCAGTATTCCTTCATGACCATATCGTTATGCCCAATCATTTTCACGGAATCATTCAATTAAATCACTCTAATGAGCTTGCAGAACATGACGCATACTCAACTATTAAACCGACTACCAGTCTCGAAATCCCATCGATTTCTACCATGGTAGGCTGGTTCAAAACCATGACAGTCAATGAATATATTCGAAACGTAAAGTCAAATAACTGGCGTCCATTTCGTAATCGTTTATGGCAACGAAACTACTATGAACATGTCATACGCGACGAAGATGCCTGGCTCGAAATCTCAGAATACATCCGAACTAATCCTCTACGTTGGGTAGATGACAAATATTACCGTAACGCAAAGTGA